From a region of the Colias croceus chromosome 14, ilColCroc2.1 genome:
- the LOC123697532 gene encoding mucin-5AC-like: protein MAASGERRQRRGPAPIASFDHDVSDESSPETKQTFRLPEIREDPACSSSTVAEEAGPSGSALAPPEQRARSHSSPAVHAAVLTAPVAPRIDISRASSSSHHDSRDSSPELALFAGTGSGEEARAKLELGFREDGALDLRSSTEELAFLEGAPGNGNGEIRAPTTAPPSRRHSRKDSQGSETALLAVSGRTSRLSSVGSQCSAHSALSGFSHASRVSRLSVVSGVSRSPSPHKMLLETSFCGPKPIETDPEICAAAVEERLLEIAKLSTEASVLPAPPVDARDRREVRTEVTVESSSARSTSSTARVVSPVPPPTTPTPTPTPTPTPAPTIALTSTVSSGAIPKQTPDTQPSTVPADEEKRLKETRNRARVEQRKARSKERREHSQPEVYKTSNRSKDIIRIKLKPDDEYEDDDDESERTVISGEPARKPVTLELNDNCVQTLRANEISVSPLTARRPRDSRTPSPSGVPVSRKSSFCSLFKSRETIASPDSPSDALKRKKSLNEGRSRSKSRDRSVTPTSAAKIKGSVLSLFKTPRKSATSPSPSSRDGSPIVQTQRQFPQTPVDRQRTERLKYYEESKDGIIHIPLRTPPDELDTASDKIEPPSRDVPRPSSAPQVRCMPERPVSAASAPLPKPTQRTVLPDGSIIIPLHSPTEKTPSISRSPEIETVPPTAVTQTPIVTPKEDKRSLEAKVSNVPENITKPTTNYLPDESPVGNAPTPNSARAKRKERIIFTTHVGSREQVFSTQFSITKTPSVTSEISESIPSFPDSEEMRPIVRETEITTANVEIGMNGIKEMTQREEEPKIEKVSSIESAIEAERSAPGTPQDTGRDSSESEGGSEVLARGGSDVERRGLVVQESFEELPYVPTTLPQERSLGVPIVPVRERGGVRVAGVQRPRATHNAVSTLGRVAAPSAAPRDAPHERLRIQLPRRPRAASASAAPPPSERTRTRSGSEVSESRKAEWIDFSEVPERRKQPKRIQTLPARARSPALTYAPPEHCRCECHAHAPPDDELPLLDDAQQMTVSSSSLECGEGVQVNVHIAPFTADLDLHNHDDMGRPQ, encoded by the exons tCGAGTCCAGAAACAAAACAAACGTTTCGTCTGCCAGAAATTCGCGAGGATCCCGCGTGTTCGAGCAGCACAGTCGCGGAGGAGGCGGGTCCGTCAGGCTCAGCGCTCGCACCGCCCGAGCAGCGCGCGCGCTCCCACTCGTCGCCCGCCGTGCACGCCGCGGTGCTGACCGCGCCCGTCGCGCCGCGCATCGACATCTCGCGCGCCTCCAGCTCCAGCCACCACGACTCGCGCGACAGCTCGCCGGAGCTGGCTCTGTTCGCGGGCACCGGCTCGGGGGAGGAAGCCCGCGCCAAATTAGAACTCGGTTTCCGCGAGGACGGAGCTCTCGACCTGCGTTCGTCCACCGAGGAACTCGCCTTCTTGGAAGGCGCCCCCGGAAATGGAAATGGGGAAATTCGCGCTCCCACCACCGCCCCTCCGTCGCGGCGACATTCGCGAAAAGATAGCCAAGGTTCAGAAACGGCGCTCCTGGCGGTCTCCGGTCGAACTAGCCGGCTGTCGAGCGTCGGCTCTCAATGTTCGGCACACTCAGCTCTATCAGGATTCAGTCATGCGAGTCGCGTATCTCGACTTTCTGTCGTATCGGGCGTGTCGCGCTCCCCTTCCCCGCATAAAATGTTACTCGAAACATCTTTCTGTGGCCCGAAACCGATCGAAACGGACCCTGAAATTTGTGCAGCTGCGGTAGAAGAGAGATTGCTAGAGATTGCAAAATTATCGACGGAAGCCTCCGTTTTACCGGCGCCACCTGTAGATGCGCGCGATCGTCGCGAGGTACGGACGGAAGTAACAGTAGAGAGTTCAAGCGCGAGGTCAACTAGTAGCACGGCGCGTGTCGTTTCTCCAGTTCCACCTCCCACGACTCCAACCCCCACCCCTACACCAACGCCCACTCCTGCACCGACGATCGCATTGACGTCGACGGTGTCTTCAGGTGCGATACCGAAACAGACGCCAGACACTCAACCTTCAACTGTTCCAGCTGATGAAGAGAAACGGTTGAAGGAAACGAGAAATCGCGCGCGAGTCGAACAACGTAAAGCTCGGTCGAAAGAACGACGTGAACATTCTCAACCTGAAGTTTACAAGACCTCTAATCGATCAAAGGATATTATTCGCATTAAACTCAAACCGGACGACGAATATGAAGATGATGACGATGAAAGTGAACGAACTGTAATAAGCGGGGAGCCGGCTCGCAAGCCGGTCACTTTAGAGTTAAACGATAATTGCGTTCAAACATTACGTGCGAATGAAATATCAGTGAGTCCGCTGACGGCGCGACGGCCCCGCGACAGCCGTACGCCGTCTCCTAGTGGCGTACCTGTATCTCGTAAATCATCATTttgttctttatttaaatctcGCGAAACTATAGCCTCTCCCGATTCTCCATCGGATgcattaaaaagaaaaaagagtCTAAACGAAGGTCGATCTCGAAGTAAAAGCAGAGATCGATCGGTTACTCCAACTTCCGCTGCGAAAATAAAAGGTTCAGTTTTATCCCTTTTTAAAACACCTAGAAAGAGTGCAACATCTCCTTCGCCGAGTTCCAGAGACGGCTCACCGATTGTACAGACCCAACGACAGTTTCCCCAAACACCAGTCGACCGACAACGCACTGAGCggctaaaatattatgaagagtCGAAAGACGGTATAATTCACATTCCTTTACGCACACCGCCCGATGAATTAGATACGGCCAGTGACAAGATAGAGCCTCCTTCGCGCGACGTTCCGCGACCCTCTTCTGCTCCGCAAGTGAGATGCATGCCAGAGCGGCCTGTTTCAGCCGCATCGGCACCCTTGCCAAAACCGACACAGAGAACTGTTTTACCGGATGGAAGTATCATTATTCCATTACATTCCCCCACAGAAAAGACTCCTAGTATTTCTAGATCTCCAGAGATTGAAACAGTACCACCGACTGCCGTAACGCAGACACCGATCGTGACACCGAAAGAGGATAAACGCTCACTCGAAGCCAAAGTTAGTAATGTTCCAGAAAATATCACAAAACCTACAACTAACTACTTACCCGATGAGTCTCCAGTGGGAAACGCTCCGACACCGAATTCTGCTCGAGCGAAGCGCAAGGAGCGAATCATTTTTACCACGCACGTCGGGAGCAGGGAACAAGTTTTTAGTACACAATTTAGCATAACGAAAACGCCGAGCGTCACTAGCGAAATATCAGAATCGATCCCGAGCTTTCCGGACAGCGAGGAGATGCGACCCATCGTCAGAGAGACGGAAATCACTACCGCGAACGTCGAAATCGGCATGAACGGGATCAAAGAGATGACGCAAAGGGAAGAAGAACCAAAAATAGAAAAAGTGTCCAGTATCGAGAGCGCCATAGAAGCGGAGCGCTCGGCGCCGGGCACGCCGCAAGACACCGGCCGGGACTCGTCCGAGTCGGAGGGCGGGTCGGAGGTGCTGGCGCGCGGCGGCAGCGACGTGGAGCGGCGCGGGCTCGTGGTGCAGGAGTCGTTCGAGGAGCTGCCGTACGTGCCGACCACGCTGCCGCAGGAGCGCTCGCTGGGCGTGCCCATCGTGCCCGTGCGCGAGCGCGGCGGCGTGCGCGTGGCCGGCGTGCAGCGGCCGCGCGCCACGCACAACGCGGTGAGCACGCTGGGGCGGGTGGCCGCGCCCAGCGCCGCGCCGCGCGACGCGCCGCACGAGCGCCTGCGCATCCAGCTGCCGCGCCGCCCGCGCGCCGCCTCCGCCTCCGCCGCGCCGCCGCCGTCCGAGCGCACGCGCACTAGGAGCGGCAGCGAAG TGAGCGAGAGCCGCAAAGCCGAGTGGATCGACTTCTCGGAAGTGCCGGAGCGGCGCAAGCAGCCGAAGCGCATCCAGACGCTGCCGGCGCGCGCGCGCTCGCCCGCGCTCACCTACGCGCCGCCCGAGCACTGCCGCTGCGAGTGCCACGCGCACGCGCCGCCCGACGACGAGCTGCCGCTGCTCGACGACGCGCAACAGATGACCGTCAG CTCGTCGTCGCTGGAGTGCGGCGAGGGCGTGCAGGTGAACGTGCACATCGCTCCCTTCACCGCCGACCTCGACTTACACAACCATGATGATATG GGCCGGCCGCAATGA